The Micromonospora sp. M71_S20 genome window below encodes:
- a CDS encoding alkaline phosphatase PhoX: protein MDRRTVLRATVVGGAAAFAGSLWAGAAQAAPAQPGASPYGPLGAADANGIQLPAGFTSRVVARSRQAVPGTSYTWHDAPDGGACFVAGTGWIYVSNSEILSTGGASAVRFAADGSVVSAYRILSNTNRNCAGGATPWGTWLSGEEVSRGYVYETYPEGGRAGVRRAAMGRFNHEAAACDPDRRVVYLTEDETSGCFYRFRPTTWGDLSAGTLEVLVAGTGTSGPVSWARVPDPDGSPTLTRDQVAGAKRFNGGEGCWYAGGTCWFTTKGDNRVWAYDAVNQRIDLAYDDSLVSGTAPLTGVDNITGARSGDLYVAEDGGNMEINVITPAGVVAPFLRITGQSSSEICGPAFSPDGSRFYFSSQRGTSGSSSGGITYEVRGPFRA, encoded by the coding sequence ATGGACCGTCGTACCGTCCTGCGTGCCACCGTCGTCGGCGGCGCCGCCGCCTTCGCCGGCAGTCTCTGGGCCGGCGCCGCCCAGGCCGCCCCTGCTCAGCCGGGTGCCAGCCCGTACGGGCCGCTCGGCGCGGCCGACGCCAACGGCATCCAACTGCCCGCCGGCTTCACCAGCCGGGTGGTCGCCCGATCCCGGCAGGCGGTGCCCGGCACGTCGTACACCTGGCACGACGCGCCCGACGGCGGCGCCTGCTTCGTCGCCGGCACCGGCTGGATCTACGTCTCGAACTCCGAGATCCTCAGCACCGGTGGGGCGTCCGCGGTGCGCTTCGCCGCCGACGGCAGCGTCGTCTCGGCGTACCGCATCCTGTCGAACACCAACCGCAACTGCGCGGGCGGCGCGACCCCGTGGGGGACCTGGCTCTCCGGCGAGGAGGTCAGTCGGGGGTACGTCTACGAGACGTACCCCGAGGGCGGCCGGGCCGGCGTGCGGCGCGCCGCGATGGGCCGCTTCAACCACGAGGCCGCCGCCTGCGACCCGGACCGCCGGGTCGTCTACCTCACCGAGGACGAGACCAGCGGCTGCTTCTACCGGTTCCGGCCGACCACCTGGGGCGACCTATCCGCCGGCACCCTGGAGGTGCTGGTCGCGGGCACCGGCACCAGCGGCCCGGTGAGCTGGGCGCGGGTGCCCGACCCGGACGGCTCGCCCACACTCACCCGCGACCAGGTCGCCGGGGCGAAGAGGTTCAACGGCGGCGAGGGCTGCTGGTACGCCGGCGGCACCTGCTGGTTCACCACCAAGGGCGACAACCGGGTCTGGGCCTACGACGCGGTCAACCAGCGCATCGACCTGGCGTACGACGACTCGCTGGTCTCCGGGACGGCACCGCTGACCGGGGTGGACAACATCACCGGGGCCCGTTCGGGTGACCTCTACGTCGCCGAGGACGGCGGCAACATGGAGATCAACGTGATCACGCCGGCGGGGGTGGTCGCCCCGTTCCTGCGGATCACCGGCCAGTCCTCGTCGGAGATCTGCGGGCCGGCGTTCTCGCCCGACGGCAGCCGCTTCTACTTCTCGTCGCAGCGTGGCACGTCCGGCTCGTCCTCGGGCGGCATCACCTACGAGGTGCGCGGACCGTTCCGCGCCTGA
- a CDS encoding 3-deoxy-7-phosphoheptulonate synthase, whose product MPTVTTPETDRVSDQRIDRVVPLTTPALLHHELPLDDTLASAVLAGRRAVGRVLDGADDRLLVVVGPCSVHDPAAALEYAHLLRDAAARVADDLLVVMRVYFEKPRSTVGWKGLINDPGLDGSGDVNAGLRTARALLLDVLRLGLPVGCEFLDPITPQYIADTVAWGAIGARTVESQVHRQLASGLSMPIGMKNRPDGSIGTAVDAIRAAGVPHVFPGIDVSGTPAILHTRGNADGHLVLRGGGGRPNYDADSVAGALELLRAAGLPERVVIDASHANSGKDHRNQPRVAADVAAQLDAGQRGIVGIMLESFLLAGRQDLDPTRELTYGQSVTDACIGWDTTEEVLSHLAAAVRTRRRTPAPTPA is encoded by the coding sequence ATTCCCACCGTGACGACCCCGGAGACCGATCGGGTCAGCGATCAGCGGATCGACCGTGTCGTGCCGCTGACCACCCCGGCCCTGCTGCACCACGAGCTGCCCCTCGACGACACGCTCGCCTCGGCCGTGCTGGCCGGGCGACGCGCGGTCGGCCGGGTGCTGGACGGCGCCGACGACCGCCTGCTGGTGGTGGTCGGCCCGTGCTCGGTGCACGACCCGGCCGCCGCCCTTGAGTACGCCCACCTGCTGCGCGACGCCGCCGCCCGGGTGGCCGACGACCTGCTGGTGGTGATGCGGGTCTACTTCGAGAAGCCGCGCTCGACGGTGGGCTGGAAGGGCCTGATCAACGACCCCGGGCTGGACGGTTCCGGCGACGTCAACGCCGGCCTGCGTACCGCCCGCGCGCTCCTGCTCGACGTGCTCCGCCTGGGGCTCCCCGTCGGCTGCGAGTTCCTCGACCCGATCACCCCGCAGTACATCGCCGACACGGTGGCGTGGGGCGCGATCGGCGCGCGGACGGTGGAGAGCCAGGTGCACCGGCAGCTCGCCTCCGGCCTGTCGATGCCGATCGGCATGAAGAACCGCCCGGACGGCAGCATCGGCACCGCCGTGGACGCCATCCGGGCCGCCGGCGTACCGCACGTCTTCCCCGGCATCGACGTCTCCGGCACGCCGGCGATCCTGCACACCCGGGGCAACGCGGACGGGCACCTGGTGCTGCGCGGCGGCGGCGGACGGCCGAACTACGACGCCGACTCGGTGGCCGGCGCCCTGGAACTGCTGCGGGCGGCGGGCCTGCCCGAGCGCGTGGTCATCGACGCGAGCCACGCCAACAGCGGCAAGGACCACCGCAACCAGCCGAGGGTGGCGGCCGACGTGGCCGCCCAGCTCGACGCCGGCCAGCGCGGCATCGTCGGGATCATGCTGGAGAGCTTCCTGCTCGCCGGCCGCCAGGACCTCGACCCGACCCGCGAGCTGACGTACGGCCAGTCGGTCACCGACGCCTGCATCGGCTGGGACACCACCGAGGAGGTCCTCAGCCACCTGGCCGCCGCCGTCCGCACCCGCCGCCGCACCCCCGCCCCCACCCCCGCCTGA
- a CDS encoding DUF1360 domain-containing protein, with amino-acid sequence MTALKEKVARLRQAYAPHEHRPLGGYLAAMGTYAGVTAGIAGLVRATGRPVPERPAPADVVLLSIATHKLSRLLTKDAVTSPLRAPFTRYDKPIGSGEVMEQVRDQGSSTRHAIGELLSCPFCLAVWVATGFTGGLVLAPRLTRLVATALTVVAASDFLQMAYAVAQQAAEGGDHDED; translated from the coding sequence GTGACCGCCCTGAAGGAGAAGGTGGCGCGGCTGCGCCAGGCGTACGCGCCGCACGAGCACCGGCCGCTGGGCGGCTACCTGGCGGCGATGGGCACCTACGCCGGGGTGACCGCCGGCATCGCCGGTCTGGTCCGGGCGACCGGCCGCCCGGTGCCCGAGCGTCCCGCCCCGGCCGACGTGGTGCTGCTGAGCATCGCCACCCACAAGCTGAGCCGGCTGCTGACGAAGGACGCGGTGACGAGCCCCTTGCGGGCGCCGTTCACCCGCTACGACAAGCCGATCGGCAGCGGCGAGGTGATGGAGCAGGTCCGCGACCAGGGCAGCTCCACCCGGCACGCGATCGGGGAGCTGCTGAGCTGCCCGTTCTGCCTCGCCGTCTGGGTCGCCACCGGGTTCACCGGCGGGCTGGTGCTCGCCCCCCGGCTGACCCGCCTGGTGGCGACCGCGCTGACCGTCGTGGCCGCCTCGGACTTCCTCCAGATGGCGTACGCGGTGGCGCAGCAGGCCGCCGAGGGTGGCGACCACGACGAGGACTGA
- a CDS encoding DUF6158 family protein, which translates to MMTGSVRQDDFGSPEQRMPEWDGDHVHDRASGEADPPDGELLGVDPAELADEDLIREMHSLHRTRLDTLRHAADSALANHLRRTAELETEYLARHPGREVDPNRLRDA; encoded by the coding sequence ATCATGACGGGATCGGTACGGCAGGACGACTTCGGCAGCCCGGAGCAGCGGATGCCCGAGTGGGACGGCGACCATGTCCACGACAGGGCCTCCGGCGAGGCGGACCCGCCCGACGGCGAGCTGCTCGGCGTCGACCCCGCCGAACTGGCCGACGAGGACCTGATCCGGGAGATGCACAGCCTGCACCGCACCCGCCTGGACACCCTGCGCCACGCGGCGGACTCCGCGCTCGCCAACCACCTGCGGCGCACCGCCGAGCTGGAGACCGAGTACCTCGCCCGGCACCCCGGCCGCGAGGTCGACCCGAACCGGCTGCGGGACGCGTGA
- a CDS encoding DUF3817 domain-containing protein, with protein sequence MGAALTRYRVIAWIVGVALILLVVIGMPMKYGFDDPILVETVGQAHGFLYMLYLLAAFDLSRRAGWPLKRMVLVMLAGTVPFVSFYAERRVSSWVTAEQSGRTPEPVAG encoded by the coding sequence GTGGGCGCAGCCCTGACCCGGTACCGAGTCATCGCCTGGATCGTCGGCGTGGCGCTGATCCTGCTGGTCGTGATCGGCATGCCGATGAAGTACGGCTTCGACGACCCGATCCTGGTGGAGACCGTGGGCCAGGCGCACGGTTTCCTCTACATGCTCTACCTGCTGGCCGCCTTCGACCTGTCCCGCCGGGCCGGCTGGCCGCTGAAGCGGATGGTCCTGGTGATGCTGGCCGGCACGGTGCCGTTCGTCTCCTTCTACGCGGAGCGCCGGGTCAGCTCCTGGGTGACGGCGGAGCAGTCCGGGCGCACCCCGGAGCCGGTCGCCGGCTGA
- a CDS encoding DUF6232 family protein has product MNPQGATRQTRSSRTTARKNTLLYARPGIIVTVDRFTVGRNSWQVTELTHLQTGRGPHDRVAVRAVLVTGAMIGGVGLLLGFTGGLQRLTAGAYLVLGLVFLLPVLVALAGDRWRPPAYELWGRRRGERVLLFSSDDERQFGQVSRALRRAREMNRYGGWEDPLASVDPWRPTR; this is encoded by the coding sequence GTGAACCCTCAAGGCGCCACCCGACAGACGCGGTCATCGCGGACGACCGCGCGGAAGAACACCCTCCTCTACGCCCGACCCGGGATCATCGTGACGGTCGACCGGTTCACCGTCGGCCGCAACAGCTGGCAGGTCACGGAGCTGACCCACCTGCAGACCGGCCGCGGCCCGCACGACCGCGTCGCGGTACGGGCCGTCCTGGTCACCGGCGCCATGATCGGCGGCGTCGGCCTGCTGCTCGGCTTCACCGGCGGGCTGCAACGGCTCACCGCGGGGGCGTACCTCGTCCTGGGCCTGGTGTTCCTGCTGCCGGTGCTGGTCGCGCTGGCGGGGGACCGGTGGCGACCGCCCGCGTACGAGTTGTGGGGCCGGCGCCGGGGCGAACGGGTGCTGCTGTTCAGCAGCGACGACGAGCGGCAGTTCGGCCAGGTCTCCCGGGCCCTGCGCCGGGCCCGGGAGATGAACCGGTACGGCGGCTGGGAGGACCCGCTCGCCTCGGTCGACCCGTGGCGGCCCACCCGGTAG
- a CDS encoding C40 family peptidase, translating into MSSLRNTLRALAVAVVSATLLAPAVPARAEPSPAELTRRIENSSAKLEHVVEAYNKLREEIKANQAAVARVQSRIGPLEQETERSRADVGEMAVTAYKTGSNLTTAEALLRPGGADNLLDRLSMLDQLTRQRQEKISNFTGNQRQLLDEKTRLEVTLGRQAAQAREMTAAKKRIERDLAELYELRRQAYGRATEKPAARPDSAKEAPAVSGRAGVAVRYAYGALGKPYVWGADGPNGYDCSGLTSAAWRAAGKSLPHNTRMQWGAVAHISRSELRPGDLVFYSGLGHVGLYVGGGQVIDAPSAGRNVLKRGMNLMPIQGYGRVR; encoded by the coding sequence TTGTCGTCCCTCAGGAACACGCTGCGCGCCCTGGCGGTCGCCGTGGTGTCGGCCACGCTGCTCGCACCGGCGGTACCCGCCCGGGCCGAACCGTCCCCCGCCGAGCTGACCCGGCGGATCGAGAACTCCTCCGCGAAGCTGGAACACGTCGTCGAGGCGTACAACAAGCTCCGGGAGGAGATCAAGGCCAACCAGGCCGCCGTGGCACGGGTGCAGAGCCGGATCGGTCCGCTGGAGCAGGAGACCGAACGGAGCCGGGCGGACGTCGGCGAGATGGCGGTGACCGCGTACAAGACCGGCAGCAACCTGACCACCGCGGAGGCGCTGCTGCGTCCCGGCGGCGCCGACAACCTGCTCGACCGGCTGAGCATGCTCGACCAGCTCACGCGGCAGCGGCAGGAGAAGATCTCGAACTTCACGGGCAACCAGCGCCAGCTGCTCGACGAGAAGACCCGGCTGGAGGTCACGCTGGGCCGACAGGCGGCGCAGGCCCGCGAGATGACGGCCGCGAAGAAGCGGATCGAGCGCGACCTGGCCGAGCTCTACGAGCTGCGCCGGCAGGCGTACGGCCGGGCCACCGAGAAGCCGGCGGCCCGACCCGACAGCGCGAAGGAGGCGCCGGCGGTCTCCGGCCGGGCCGGCGTCGCGGTGCGGTACGCGTACGGCGCGCTCGGCAAGCCGTACGTCTGGGGCGCCGACGGGCCGAACGGCTACGACTGCTCGGGCCTGACCTCGGCGGCCTGGCGGGCGGCCGGCAAGTCGCTGCCGCACAACACCCGGATGCAGTGGGGCGCGGTGGCCCACATCAGCCGGAGCGAGCTGCGCCCCGGCGACCTCGTCTTCTACAGCGGGCTCGGGCACGTGGGCCTCTACGTCGGCGGCGGACAGGTGATCGACGCGCCGAGCGCCGGGCGCAACGTGCTCAAACGGGGCATGAACCTGATGCCCATCCAGGGCTACGGTCGGGTCCGCTGA
- a CDS encoding RNA polymerase sigma factor RpoD/SigA, with protein MARNRATGASEGTVGNVDKNIGMRTDEVAEERDLVGVYLHEISRTPLLDAAKEVDLSKAIEAGLYAEHLLGEDRVPAGADRDDLERLVAEGERAKDLFIRANLRLVVSIARRYVRSGMPMLDLIQEGNTGLVRAVEKFDYVRGYKFSTYATWWIRQAISRAIAQQERTVRLPVHLVEDVNRMRNVARQLTRELGSDPEPEQIAASLGVTVERVNELVRWSQDTVSLDTPVGDDGDTNLGDLVADSDAPSPEEIVLTGLERQRIEGLLNHLDDRSAGIMRARYGLEDGREHSLTEVASRFSLSRERIRQLEIQALGRLRELARAEGLQAA; from the coding sequence ATGGCAAGGAACCGGGCAACCGGCGCGAGCGAGGGGACCGTGGGCAACGTGGACAAGAACATCGGCATGCGAACCGACGAGGTTGCCGAGGAGCGCGACCTGGTCGGCGTCTACCTTCACGAGATCTCCCGGACGCCACTGCTGGACGCCGCCAAGGAGGTGGACCTCTCCAAGGCCATCGAGGCCGGCCTCTACGCCGAGCACCTGCTCGGTGAGGACCGCGTCCCCGCCGGCGCCGACCGGGACGACCTGGAGCGGCTGGTCGCCGAGGGTGAGCGGGCCAAGGACCTGTTCATCCGGGCCAACCTGCGGCTGGTCGTGTCGATCGCCCGCCGCTACGTGCGTTCGGGGATGCCCATGCTGGACCTGATTCAGGAGGGCAACACCGGCCTGGTGCGGGCGGTCGAGAAGTTCGACTACGTGCGCGGCTACAAGTTCTCCACCTACGCGACCTGGTGGATCCGCCAGGCGATCAGCCGGGCGATCGCCCAGCAGGAGCGCACCGTGCGACTGCCGGTGCACCTGGTCGAGGACGTCAACCGGATGCGCAACGTGGCCCGGCAGCTCACCCGCGAGCTGGGCAGCGACCCGGAGCCGGAGCAGATCGCGGCGTCCCTCGGGGTCACCGTCGAGCGGGTCAACGAGCTGGTCCGCTGGTCGCAGGACACCGTCTCGCTGGACACCCCGGTGGGCGACGACGGCGACACCAACCTCGGTGACCTGGTCGCCGACAGCGACGCGCCGTCGCCGGAGGAGATCGTCCTGACGGGGCTGGAGCGGCAGCGGATCGAGGGTCTGCTCAACCACCTCGACGACCGTTCGGCCGGCATCATGCGGGCCCGCTACGGGCTCGAGGACGGCCGGGAGCACTCCCTCACCGAGGTGGCCTCGCGGTTCTCGCTCTCCCGGGAGCGGATCCGGCAGCTGGAGATCCAGGCGCTCGGCCGGCTCCGCGAGCTGGCCCGGGCCGAGGGGCTACAGGCGGCCTGA
- a CDS encoding N-acetylmuramic acid 6-phosphate etherase, giving the protein MTAGAVEPHEVTAPVTARPVIRVGAPTERRNPLSADLDLMSTRDVLTVINEADRRVPGAVAAVLDEIAATVDLAVTALRGGHRVHYFGAGTSGRLGVLDAAELAPTFNSPRHWFCAHIAGGSEAMWRAVEDAEDDDRGGAAEAADCVRAGDLVVGLAASGRTPYVLGALAASSAKGASTVLLCANPEAEAARSVDVFIGVDTGPEVVTGSTRMKAGTAQKLVLNTFSTAVMVRLGRVYSNLMIDMVATNAKLRGRMISILIEATGCSEEICRRALHEADGDMKVALVSLVSGVEVSAARAALARSADQVRGALALLAS; this is encoded by the coding sequence ATGACGGCGGGCGCGGTGGAACCCCACGAGGTGACGGCCCCGGTGACGGCCCGGCCGGTGATCCGGGTCGGCGCGCCGACGGAGCGGCGCAACCCGCTCAGCGCTGACCTCGACCTCATGTCGACCCGGGACGTGCTCACGGTGATCAACGAGGCGGACCGGCGGGTGCCCGGCGCCGTCGCGGCCGTCCTCGACGAGATCGCCGCGACGGTGGACCTGGCGGTGACCGCCCTGCGCGGCGGGCACCGGGTGCACTACTTCGGTGCCGGCACCTCCGGCCGGCTCGGCGTGCTCGACGCCGCCGAGCTGGCGCCCACCTTCAACTCACCCCGGCACTGGTTCTGCGCCCACATCGCGGGCGGGTCGGAGGCCATGTGGCGGGCGGTCGAGGACGCCGAGGACGACGACCGGGGCGGCGCGGCGGAGGCCGCCGACTGCGTACGGGCGGGGGACCTGGTGGTCGGACTCGCCGCCAGCGGACGCACACCGTACGTCCTGGGGGCGCTCGCCGCGTCGAGTGCCAAGGGGGCCTCGACCGTGCTGCTCTGTGCCAACCCGGAGGCGGAGGCCGCCCGGTCGGTGGACGTCTTCATCGGGGTGGACACCGGACCGGAGGTCGTCACCGGGTCGACCCGGATGAAGGCGGGCACCGCGCAGAAGCTGGTGCTGAACACGTTCTCCACGGCCGTGATGGTCCGCCTGGGCCGGGTCTACTCGAACCTCATGATCGACATGGTCGCCACCAACGCCAAGCTCCGGGGCCGGATGATCTCGATCCTGATCGAGGCGACCGGCTGCTCGGAGGAGATCTGCCGGCGGGCCCTCCACGAGGCCGACGGCGACATGAAGGTGGCGCTGGTCTCGCTCGTCTCCGGGGTGGAGGTGTCCGCCGCGCGGGCCGCCCTGGCCCGCTCCGCCGACCAGGTCCGCGGCGCCCTGGCCCTGCTCGCCTCCTGA
- a CDS encoding MurR/RpiR family transcriptional regulator yields the protein MAKSPKISASHEPGGLIVHISGLLPSLSPAEQRVARLVVADPADAARRTITDLATAAETSEATVIRFCRSVGMDGYPQLRIRLAAEAARRVEPPDARVVGGDIPPGADLAQIIATIAFNDARAVEETAEQLDPAICEQVVEAIAGAGRIDVYGAGASGFVASDFQQKLHRIGRIAFYFPDVHTALTSAALLGRGDVAVGISHTGTTSDVIEVLEQARARGASTVALTNFPRSPITEVADFVLTTAARETTYRSGAMASRLAQLTVVDCLFVGVAARNRSRARKALEATAEAVRSHRVGPGRRRA from the coding sequence GTGGCGAAGAGTCCGAAGATTTCTGCGAGTCACGAGCCGGGTGGGCTGATCGTCCACATCAGCGGCCTGCTCCCGTCGTTGTCGCCGGCTGAGCAGCGGGTCGCCCGGCTGGTGGTCGCCGACCCGGCCGACGCCGCGCGTCGGACCATCACCGACCTCGCCACCGCCGCCGAGACATCCGAGGCGACCGTCATCCGCTTCTGCCGCTCCGTCGGCATGGACGGCTACCCGCAGCTGCGGATCCGGCTCGCCGCCGAGGCCGCCCGCCGGGTCGAGCCGCCGGACGCGCGGGTCGTCGGCGGCGACATCCCACCCGGGGCCGACCTCGCCCAGATCATCGCGACCATCGCCTTCAACGACGCGCGGGCCGTCGAGGAGACGGCCGAGCAGCTCGACCCGGCGATCTGCGAGCAGGTCGTCGAAGCCATCGCGGGCGCCGGGAGGATCGACGTCTACGGGGCTGGCGCCAGCGGCTTCGTCGCCTCGGACTTCCAGCAGAAGCTGCACCGCATCGGTCGCATCGCCTTCTACTTTCCGGACGTGCACACCGCGCTGACGTCGGCCGCGCTGCTCGGGCGGGGCGACGTGGCGGTCGGCATCTCGCACACCGGCACCACCTCGGACGTGATCGAGGTGCTGGAACAGGCGCGGGCCCGGGGAGCGTCCACGGTGGCGCTCACCAACTTCCCCCGGTCGCCGATCACCGAGGTGGCCGACTTCGTGCTCACCACGGCCGCCCGCGAGACCACCTACCGCTCGGGCGCGATGGCGAGCCGGCTGGCCCAGCTCACCGTCGTCGACTGCCTCTTCGTCGGGGTGGCGGCGCGCAACCGGTCCCGGGCCAGGAAGGCCCTCGAAGCGACAGCCGAGGCGGTCCGGTCGCACCGGGTCGGCCCGGGACGGAGGCGGGCATGA
- a CDS encoding dTMP kinase, whose protein sequence is MSRSPGARRGRARLRAVALIGIDGSGKTTQAHRLADALTAAGRPATYHRNAGGRRWLGRLAHRLGRPDAQRLVGRSGMLAVESVLRWLAIAVALLSCLATGRVAVMDRYSACQFASIRAHGGQRWERLARAGYRMFPRPQVTFLLTVDPAEAYRRIEQRGTDHESMRYLTAADTAYRTLPEYPTFVVVDAGRPPEEVSRQIQAHMAGWLAPADGRDGRSTDGRDGRPAVVPAPPGAEPVAIGRLTA, encoded by the coding sequence GTGTCCAGATCACCGGGGGCGCGGCGCGGCAGGGCCCGATTGCGCGCCGTCGCCCTGATCGGCATCGACGGCTCGGGCAAGACCACCCAGGCGCACCGGCTCGCCGACGCGCTCACCGCGGCGGGCCGCCCCGCCACCTACCACCGCAACGCCGGCGGGCGGCGCTGGCTGGGCCGCCTCGCGCACCGCCTCGGCCGTCCGGACGCCCAGCGGCTCGTCGGGCGCAGCGGCATGCTGGCGGTGGAGTCCGTGCTCCGCTGGCTGGCGATCGCCGTCGCCCTGCTGAGCTGCCTGGCCACCGGCCGGGTCGCGGTGATGGACCGCTACTCCGCCTGCCAGTTCGCGAGCATCCGGGCGCACGGGGGCCAGCGCTGGGAGCGGCTGGCCCGGGCCGGCTACCGGATGTTCCCGCGACCGCAGGTGACCTTCCTGCTGACCGTCGATCCCGCCGAGGCGTACCGGCGGATCGAGCAGCGCGGCACCGACCACGAGAGCATGCGCTACCTGACCGCCGCGGACACCGCGTACCGGACCCTGCCGGAGTACCCGACCTTCGTCGTGGTGGACGCCGGGCGCCCGCCGGAGGAGGTCTCCCGGCAGATCCAGGCCCACATGGCGGGCTGGCTGGCGCCCGCCGACGGTCGCGACGGCCGGTCGACCGACGGTCGCGACGGCCGGCCCGCCGTCGTCCCCGCGCCGCCGGGCGCGGAGCCGGTCGCGATCGGCCGGCTGACCGCCTGA
- a CDS encoding nucleotidyltransferase codes for MPGTGVGSAAHHHRRETPMAERGDESLVHTLKKVAAVLKQEEIPFALGGSFAVYAHGGHSSEHDVDFLIREVDVERSLEALVAAGFTAERPPEDWLVKVFDDGRMVDLIHRPIETPVTEETFADTVVRPVDAIHMPVLSATQLMVHKLLSFSQHYCDFARGLPLARSLREQIDWERVRKETQHSPYAEAFLVLLDRLEVVPHSGTGEGEGTP; via the coding sequence ATGCCGGGTACCGGAGTTGGATCAGCCGCCCACCACCATCGACGGGAGACGCCAATGGCAGAGCGCGGGGACGAGAGCCTGGTGCACACGTTGAAGAAGGTCGCCGCCGTGCTCAAGCAGGAAGAGATTCCCTTCGCGCTCGGGGGCAGCTTCGCGGTGTACGCCCACGGCGGTCACTCCAGCGAGCACGACGTCGACTTCCTGATCCGCGAGGTCGACGTGGAACGCTCCCTGGAGGCGCTGGTCGCGGCGGGCTTCACCGCCGAGCGGCCGCCCGAGGACTGGCTGGTCAAGGTCTTCGACGACGGCCGCATGGTGGACCTGATCCACCGGCCGATCGAGACGCCGGTCACCGAGGAGACGTTCGCCGACACGGTCGTCCGGCCGGTCGACGCGATCCACATGCCGGTGCTCTCGGCCACCCAGCTCATGGTGCACAAACTGCTGAGCTTCTCGCAGCACTACTGCGACTTCGCCCGGGGTCTGCCGCTGGCCCGTTCCCTGCGGGAGCAGATCGACTGGGAACGGGTACGCAAGGAGACGCAGCACTCCCCGTACGCGGAGGCGTTCCTGGTGCTGCTGGACCGGCTGGAGGTGGTGCCGCACTCCGGCACCGGCGAGGGAGAGGGGACACCGTGA
- a CDS encoding metallophosphoesterase, with amino-acid sequence MVIRIAAVGDVHLDEDVVGRFRPALDELPEHADVLLLAGDLTRHGTESEARCVATEFGGLGVPVVTVLGNHDHQCDQVPQVIKVLEDAGITVLEGDGVVLDCAGGRLGVAGVKGFGGGFAGRCASDFGEPEMKAFVRTTTESADALSAALRGLECDVLVALTHYSPVPDTLAGEPLEIYPFLGSYQLGQAIDSAPTALALHGHAHAGSERGTTPGGVRVRNVAHPVIKQAYSVFHLGEHLDQAQVSGIGSSGIQQTWS; translated from the coding sequence ATGGTGATCCGGATCGCCGCCGTGGGCGACGTGCATCTGGACGAGGACGTGGTCGGCCGGTTCCGGCCGGCACTGGACGAGCTGCCCGAGCACGCCGACGTGCTGCTGCTCGCCGGCGACCTGACCCGGCACGGGACAGAGTCGGAGGCCCGGTGCGTGGCCACGGAGTTCGGCGGGCTCGGCGTGCCGGTGGTGACCGTGCTGGGCAACCACGACCACCAGTGCGACCAGGTGCCGCAGGTAATCAAGGTGCTCGAGGACGCCGGGATCACCGTGCTGGAGGGCGACGGCGTCGTGCTGGACTGCGCCGGCGGCCGACTGGGCGTGGCCGGGGTGAAGGGGTTCGGCGGGGGGTTCGCCGGCCGCTGCGCCAGCGACTTCGGCGAGCCGGAGATGAAGGCGTTCGTCCGGACCACCACGGAGAGCGCCGACGCCCTGTCCGCCGCGCTGCGGGGGCTGGAGTGCGACGTGCTGGTGGCGCTCACCCACTACTCGCCGGTGCCGGACACGCTCGCCGGTGAGCCGCTGGAGATCTACCCGTTCCTGGGCTCGTACCAGCTCGGTCAGGCGATCGACTCGGCGCCGACCGCGCTGGCCCTGCACGGGCACGCGCACGCCGGCTCCGAGCGGGGCACCACGCCCGGCGGGGTACGCGTCCGCAACGTCGCCCACCCCGTCATCAAGCAGGCGTACAGCGTCTTCCACCTGGGCGAGCACCTCGACCAGGCACAGGTTTCCGGCATCGGCAGCTCGGGTATTCAGCAAACATGGAGCTGA
- a CDS encoding GPGG-motif small membrane protein, with product MELILWILAVVLVVAGILALFRRQILWGVVLIVVGLLVGPGGVSIFN from the coding sequence ATGGAGCTGATTCTCTGGATTCTCGCAGTCGTACTCGTGGTCGCCGGCATCCTCGCGCTGTTCCGGCGGCAGATCCTGTGGGGCGTCGTCCTCATCGTGGTCGGCCTGCTCGTCGGGCCGGGTGGTGTGAGCATCTTCAATTGA